One window of Mastacembelus armatus chromosome 20, fMasArm1.2, whole genome shotgun sequence genomic DNA carries:
- the LOC113121890 gene encoding copine-3-like isoform X2 — translation MASGRTPGLGATHCVTKVELTISCENLMDMDILSKSDPLCALYLNTSGSQWCEFARTEMILNCLNPKFAKKFVIDYYFETVQRLKFCVYDIDNDTYDLSDDDFLGEMECTLGQIVSSRQMTRPLLLKNQRPAGHGTITICAEEITDTRVANFEVSAQSLDKKCLWWSDPFLEIYKQTETGWQLAHRTEVVNNNLNPIWRPFRISLRSLCGGDVEKPIKVDCYDHRDSGSHDLIGSFKATLVEMQQATHISPAEFACINPKKLKKKNYKNSGIICIRRCQLEKEYTFLDYIMGGCQIHFTIAIDFTGSNGDPRSPQSLHFMNPEGYNEYLAAIWAVGTVIQDYDSDKMFPVFGFGAQLPPTWQVSHEFPINFNPTNPFCAGIEGVVQAYRQCLPQVKLWGPTNFSPIINHVTCFARRALQKNLASEYFVLLIITDGVITDMEQTRAAIVAASRLPMSVIIVGVGGADFSAMEFLDSDDKPLLSPTGDVASRDIVQFVPFRHFQGNSVALAQSVLAELPDQVSSFFNAYKLKPPNILSFSEPS, via the exons ATGGCTTCAGGTAGGACCCCAGGGTTAGGGGCCACCCACTGTGTCACCAAGGTGGAGCTGACCATCTCCTGTGAAAACCTCATGGACATGGACATCTTGTCTAAGTCTGACCCTCTGTGTGCCTTGTACCTCAACACTTCAGGCTCCCAGTGGTGTGAG TTTGCACGCACAGAGATGATTCTGAACTGCCTGAATCCAAAGTTTGCGAAGAAGTTTGTTATCGACTACTATTTTGAGACGGTACAGAGGCTGAAGTTTTGCGTGTATGACATTGACAATGACACCTACGACCTGAGTGATGATGATTTCCTGGGGGAGATGGAATGTACCCTCGGCCAG ATCGTTTCTAGTAGGCAAATGACCCGACCTTTGTTGCTGAAGAACCAAAGGCCTGCAGGTCATGGGACCATCACA atATGTGCTGAAGAAATAACAGACACCAGAGTTGCAAACTTTGAGGTGTCAGCCCAAAGTCTGGATAAAAAG tgtttgtggtgGTCTGACCCTTTCCTGGAGATctacaaacagacagagactgGATGGCAGCTTGCTCACAGGACAGAG GTTGTAAACAACAACCTCAACCCAATATGGAGACCCTTCCGCATCTCGCTGCGATCGCTCTGTGGAGGAGATGTGGAGAAGCCTATAAAG gtggACTGTTACGACCATCGTGACAGCGGCTCTCATGACCTTATAGGGAGCTTCAAAGCCACGTTAGTGGAGATGCAACAGGCAACGCACATTTCCCCG GCTGAATTTGCCTGCATTAACCCAAAAAAgctaaagaagaaaaactataaaaactcTGGAATCATTTGCATCAGGCGTTGCCAG CTGGAGAAGGAGTACACCTTCCTGGATTATATCATGGGGGGTTGTCAAATCCACTTCACT ATCGCTATAGACTTCACAGGGTCCAACGGGGATCCTCGGTCTCCCCAGTCCCTCCACTTTATGAACCCTGAAGGCTACAATGAGTACCTGGCTGCTATCTGGGCAGTGGGCACCGTCATCCAGGACTACGACAG TGACAAGATGTTTCCTGTATTTGGGTTTGGAGCTCAGCTTCCTCCCACTTGGCAG GTCTCCCATGAGTTTCCAATCAACTTCAACCCCACAAATCCGTTCTGTGCAG GCATAGAGGGTGTGGTGCAGGCGTATCGACAGTGTCTGCCGCAGGTGAAGCTTTGGGGACCCACCAACTTTTCTCCCATTATTAACCATGTGACCTGCTTTGCCAGACGAGCCCTCCAGAAGAATCTGGCCTCG GAATACTTTGTGCTGCTCATCATCACAGATGGAGTGATCACAGACATGGAGCAGACACGTGCCGCGATTGTGGCAGCGTCTCGTCTGCCCATGTCTGTGATCATAGTGGGTGTGGGCGGGGCCGACTTCAGTGCCATGGAGTTCCTTGACAGCGATGACAAACCGCTGCTCTCACCCACTGGTGATGTTGCGTCTAGAGACATCGTCCAGTTTGTGCCCTTCAGACATTTCCAA gGAAACAGCGTGGCCCTCGCCCAGAGCGTCCTGGCGGAGCTGCCTGATCAAGTGTCGTCCTTCTTCAACGCTTACAAGCTGAAACCTCCTAATATATTGAGTTTTTCTGAGCCATCCTGA
- the LOC113121890 gene encoding copine-3-like isoform X1, which produces MNNVLKTIEVALISPGGDSAGTSPKSWICPLYSPLSTSQMRPTIPESSENLYRKQFSELYMKSATYRVKRNDTKTVPCGAPVLQATKDCPLLSCCCRVFRLIRIRSTHSKLKKKRSAMASGRTPGLGATHCVTKVELTISCENLMDMDILSKSDPLCALYLNTSGSQWCEFARTEMILNCLNPKFAKKFVIDYYFETVQRLKFCVYDIDNDTYDLSDDDFLGEMECTLGQIVSSRQMTRPLLLKNQRPAGHGTITICAEEITDTRVANFEVSAQSLDKKCLWWSDPFLEIYKQTETGWQLAHRTEVVNNNLNPIWRPFRISLRSLCGGDVEKPIKVDCYDHRDSGSHDLIGSFKATLVEMQQATHISPAEFACINPKKLKKKNYKNSGIICIRRCQLEKEYTFLDYIMGGCQIHFTIAIDFTGSNGDPRSPQSLHFMNPEGYNEYLAAIWAVGTVIQDYDSDKMFPVFGFGAQLPPTWQVSHEFPINFNPTNPFCAGIEGVVQAYRQCLPQVKLWGPTNFSPIINHVTCFARRALQKNLASEYFVLLIITDGVITDMEQTRAAIVAASRLPMSVIIVGVGGADFSAMEFLDSDDKPLLSPTGDVASRDIVQFVPFRHFQGNSVALAQSVLAELPDQVSSFFNAYKLKPPNILSFSEPS; this is translated from the exons ATGAATAATGTATTAAAAACTATAGAAGTGGCACTGATCAG CCCTGGAGGTGATTCTGCAGGCACCAGTCCAAAGTCCTGGATCTGTCCTCTGTATTCCCCATTATCCACATCTCAGATGAGGCCAACGATTccagagtcatcagagaacctTTACAGGAAACAGTTCAGTGAGCTGTACATGAAGTCTGCAACATACAGAGTGAAGAGAAACGATACCAAGACTGTTCCCTGCGGGGCCCCTGTACTGCAGGCTACCAAGGACTGTCCCCTCCTGTCCTGCTGCTGCCGTGTGTTCAGGCTTATCAGAATAAGATCAACTCATTCGaag ttaaaaaaaaaaagaagtgccATGGCTTCAGGTAGGACCCCAGGGTTAGGGGCCACCCACTGTGTCACCAAGGTGGAGCTGACCATCTCCTGTGAAAACCTCATGGACATGGACATCTTGTCTAAGTCTGACCCTCTGTGTGCCTTGTACCTCAACACTTCAGGCTCCCAGTGGTGTGAG TTTGCACGCACAGAGATGATTCTGAACTGCCTGAATCCAAAGTTTGCGAAGAAGTTTGTTATCGACTACTATTTTGAGACGGTACAGAGGCTGAAGTTTTGCGTGTATGACATTGACAATGACACCTACGACCTGAGTGATGATGATTTCCTGGGGGAGATGGAATGTACCCTCGGCCAG ATCGTTTCTAGTAGGCAAATGACCCGACCTTTGTTGCTGAAGAACCAAAGGCCTGCAGGTCATGGGACCATCACA atATGTGCTGAAGAAATAACAGACACCAGAGTTGCAAACTTTGAGGTGTCAGCCCAAAGTCTGGATAAAAAG tgtttgtggtgGTCTGACCCTTTCCTGGAGATctacaaacagacagagactgGATGGCAGCTTGCTCACAGGACAGAG GTTGTAAACAACAACCTCAACCCAATATGGAGACCCTTCCGCATCTCGCTGCGATCGCTCTGTGGAGGAGATGTGGAGAAGCCTATAAAG gtggACTGTTACGACCATCGTGACAGCGGCTCTCATGACCTTATAGGGAGCTTCAAAGCCACGTTAGTGGAGATGCAACAGGCAACGCACATTTCCCCG GCTGAATTTGCCTGCATTAACCCAAAAAAgctaaagaagaaaaactataaaaactcTGGAATCATTTGCATCAGGCGTTGCCAG CTGGAGAAGGAGTACACCTTCCTGGATTATATCATGGGGGGTTGTCAAATCCACTTCACT ATCGCTATAGACTTCACAGGGTCCAACGGGGATCCTCGGTCTCCCCAGTCCCTCCACTTTATGAACCCTGAAGGCTACAATGAGTACCTGGCTGCTATCTGGGCAGTGGGCACCGTCATCCAGGACTACGACAG TGACAAGATGTTTCCTGTATTTGGGTTTGGAGCTCAGCTTCCTCCCACTTGGCAG GTCTCCCATGAGTTTCCAATCAACTTCAACCCCACAAATCCGTTCTGTGCAG GCATAGAGGGTGTGGTGCAGGCGTATCGACAGTGTCTGCCGCAGGTGAAGCTTTGGGGACCCACCAACTTTTCTCCCATTATTAACCATGTGACCTGCTTTGCCAGACGAGCCCTCCAGAAGAATCTGGCCTCG GAATACTTTGTGCTGCTCATCATCACAGATGGAGTGATCACAGACATGGAGCAGACACGTGCCGCGATTGTGGCAGCGTCTCGTCTGCCCATGTCTGTGATCATAGTGGGTGTGGGCGGGGCCGACTTCAGTGCCATGGAGTTCCTTGACAGCGATGACAAACCGCTGCTCTCACCCACTGGTGATGTTGCGTCTAGAGACATCGTCCAGTTTGTGCCCTTCAGACATTTCCAA gGAAACAGCGTGGCCCTCGCCCAGAGCGTCCTGGCGGAGCTGCCTGATCAAGTGTCGTCCTTCTTCAACGCTTACAAGCTGAAACCTCCTAATATATTGAGTTTTTCTGAGCCATCCTGA